From a single Stackebrandtia endophytica genomic region:
- a CDS encoding coiled-coil domain-containing protein — translation MTPDRHQCAGHPDRRRPGPVAYLPLVVALRRLLALGFVMTLAMIMFTTSPGVADPVEGESDLGGDLTQAIEDYVAAEEDLAAAEQRQKDIAKTIKESKAEIKSLTKEVNDFAESIYMNQQLSSVGALLAAGSPDKAINGLTVVSYLGDQSGAKLAELKQSKLDLEAEEQGLEDAVEAAKTAMDDLLQARNDAASAIAANGGNSTPGPSPGEFRAADPAPRNPDGSLPYESCSVDDPTPANGCLTPRTLHALQQAQISGFQRYVSCYRGGTFGEHPLGRACDLSVQASQGFGGIAYGEEKAYGDNLAAWFVENASALGVMYVIWYHQYWDPAQGWVAYTGGGGDPNSDHTNHVHLSMRLPHVARSAINPIKPPESVVSAAQTVDIALDSS, via the coding sequence GTGACCCCTGACAGGCACCAGTGTGCCGGTCACCCCGACCGGCGCCGACCTGGACCGGTTGCCTACCTGCCGCTGGTCGTCGCCCTGCGGCGACTCTTGGCGCTCGGTTTCGTCATGACGCTGGCGATGATCATGTTCACGACGTCACCGGGCGTCGCCGATCCCGTGGAGGGCGAATCCGACCTCGGCGGTGACCTCACGCAGGCCATCGAGGACTACGTGGCCGCCGAGGAGGACCTGGCGGCCGCCGAACAACGCCAGAAGGACATCGCCAAAACCATCAAGGAGAGCAAGGCCGAGATCAAGTCGTTGACCAAGGAGGTCAACGACTTCGCCGAGAGCATCTACATGAATCAGCAGCTGTCCTCGGTGGGCGCGCTGTTGGCGGCCGGTTCTCCCGACAAGGCGATCAACGGGCTCACCGTCGTCAGCTACCTCGGTGATCAAAGCGGCGCGAAGTTGGCCGAGCTGAAGCAGTCGAAGCTGGACCTGGAAGCCGAGGAACAGGGCCTCGAGGACGCCGTCGAAGCGGCCAAGACCGCGATGGACGACCTCCTACAGGCGCGCAACGACGCGGCGTCGGCGATCGCCGCCAACGGTGGCAACTCGACTCCCGGCCCCTCGCCCGGCGAGTTCCGGGCCGCCGATCCGGCACCTCGCAACCCCGACGGCTCGCTCCCCTACGAGAGCTGTTCCGTCGACGACCCGACCCCGGCCAACGGATGTCTCACCCCTCGGACCCTGCACGCGTTGCAGCAGGCCCAGATCAGCGGCTTCCAGCGATACGTGTCGTGTTACCGGGGTGGCACCTTCGGTGAGCACCCGCTCGGGCGGGCCTGCGACCTCTCGGTGCAGGCCTCGCAGGGGTTCGGTGGCATCGCCTACGGCGAGGAGAAGGCCTACGGTGACAACCTGGCCGCCTGGTTCGTCGAGAACGCCAGCGCACTGGGCGTGATGTATGTGATCTGGTACCACCAGTACTGGGACCCCGCGCAAGGTTGGGTCGCCTACACCGGCGGCGGTGGTGATCCCAACAGCGACCACACCAACCACGTGCATCTCTCCATGCGATTACCGCACGTGGCCAGGTCCGCCATCAATCCGATAAAACCGCCTGAATCGGTCGTGTCAGCGGCCCAAACGGTGGACATAGCGCTAGATTCATCGTGA
- a CDS encoding AfsR/SARP family transcriptional regulator, producing MLATFLLTPGEQLPLDRFVDVVWGAQPPKSASANLYSYVTVLRRALHGRLNRLRSGYVLHVKPGELDVQVFTDLLAQARHDASQGHIAESITVYDRALKLWRGEPLADIKGPPPWIPYIQRLIDTRLDALEERAVLYVHNGQHSDAISELRGLIAEHPLRESLWRQLMTAQSSAGQRAEAIDTYAKLRSTLADELGIEPSEESQQVHRRLLGAPTARARHTDVRTAELRRICADKQALVEAAVARLPASQFAMTIMGPSVKTVPAPPEPLTWLADNCDDIMALVRQAATAGLASSAWRLSAALVPYLDFKIRLDDWRRCARIALVAARKCGDTEGEATMLRGLGQWHIYTDDFDGANECFDVARVLARALGNEREAALAVCGLGAVARFTGDNAEAASLFRDAAEQLRSAADPFGEAYARWALAGSFISLDNTAGAKTELDRALQLAIDSKDRHREAHVRQRFADLHRCWSDEAAAIASLEQALEIFVEIHDDAGVAEVKASLRDLGATGHSRAASGGDRERPCNGGGPGSTGFTTGF from the coding sequence ATGTTGGCGACGTTTCTGTTGACCCCCGGTGAACAACTCCCACTTGACCGTTTCGTCGACGTCGTCTGGGGCGCCCAGCCGCCCAAGTCGGCCAGCGCGAATCTGTACTCGTACGTCACCGTGCTGCGCAGGGCGTTGCACGGCCGTTTGAACAGACTGCGCAGCGGCTATGTCCTTCACGTCAAACCCGGTGAGCTCGACGTTCAGGTGTTCACCGACCTTCTCGCGCAAGCCCGGCACGACGCGAGCCAGGGACACATCGCTGAATCGATCACGGTCTATGATCGCGCACTGAAGCTGTGGCGTGGTGAGCCGCTGGCCGATATCAAGGGTCCACCACCGTGGATTCCATATATCCAGCGACTCATTGACACCCGGCTGGACGCACTTGAAGAACGTGCGGTTCTGTACGTCCATAACGGGCAACATAGTGACGCCATCAGCGAACTGCGCGGCCTCATAGCAGAACACCCGTTGCGTGAGAGTCTTTGGCGGCAACTGATGACGGCGCAATCCAGTGCCGGTCAGCGTGCCGAAGCGATCGACACCTACGCCAAACTACGATCCACCCTCGCCGACGAGTTGGGAATCGAACCCAGCGAGGAGTCTCAACAGGTGCATCGGCGCCTGCTCGGCGCGCCCACCGCGCGCGCCCGGCATACCGACGTCCGCACCGCCGAGCTTCGTCGCATCTGCGCCGACAAGCAGGCACTCGTCGAGGCGGCGGTGGCCAGACTGCCCGCCAGCCAGTTCGCCATGACCATCATGGGTCCGTCGGTGAAGACGGTCCCTGCTCCACCGGAACCGTTGACCTGGCTGGCCGACAACTGTGACGACATCATGGCGTTGGTCCGGCAGGCGGCGACCGCGGGGCTGGCGTCCTCGGCGTGGCGGTTGTCGGCGGCGTTGGTCCCCTACCTGGACTTCAAGATCAGGTTGGACGATTGGCGTCGTTGCGCACGAATCGCACTGGTCGCCGCCCGTAAGTGCGGAGACACCGAGGGCGAGGCCACCATGTTGCGCGGTCTGGGGCAGTGGCACATCTACACCGACGACTTCGACGGCGCCAACGAGTGCTTCGACGTCGCCCGGGTGTTGGCCAGGGCTCTGGGCAACGAACGTGAAGCCGCTCTGGCCGTGTGCGGCCTGGGCGCGGTGGCCCGGTTCACCGGTGACAACGCCGAGGCCGCGTCGCTGTTTCGGGATGCGGCGGAGCAACTGCGTTCGGCCGCCGATCCGTTCGGAGAGGCGTACGCGCGGTGGGCGCTGGCGGGATCGTTCATCTCGTTGGACAACACCGCCGGCGCCAAGACCGAACTGGATCGGGCGCTGCAGTTGGCGATCGACTCCAAGGACCGACACCGAGAGGCGCATGTGCGGCAGCGATTCGCCGATCTGCATCGATGTTGGAGTGATGAGGCCGCCGCCATCGCCTCGTTGGAGCAGGCGCTGGAGATCTTCGTCGAGATTCACGACGACGCCGGAGTCGCCGAGGTCAAGGCGTCGCTGAGGGATTTAGGTGCCACCGGCCACTCACGCGCTGCGAGCGGCGGTGACCGCGAACGTCCCTGTAACGGTGGTGGACCCGGATCAACCGGGTTCACCACCGGGTTCTAG
- a CDS encoding UDP-N-acetylmuramoyl-L-alanyl-D-glutamate--2,6-diaminopimelate ligase gives MLGFPRPTKTRPVQLADLAERLSVSVDTDVSITGVSLASGRVLPGDLYAALPGSRNHGAQFLSEAVERGAVAVLTDEVGGKIADEHGVPTIVVADPRSAVGPVSAYVYGDPTQTLSVIGITGTNGKTSTAYLVEAGLREAGRRTGLIGTVETRIGDETIESERTTPEAPELQALFAYALEQGVTDMVMEVSSHALALHRADGIRFVAGGFTMFGLDHLDFHLDVDDYLAAKSMLFDGRSRTEIINLDEPATAGLIQPETVTYSVSDDSADWWASDIDGVGFDQSFIAHSPDGGAHAAAVRLPGRHNVANALLALASLTAVGVDTATAAAGIAACSGIPGRMELVSGDGPIRGVVDYAHKPDAITAVLDALRPITPGRIIAVLGAGGDRDTGKRPIMGAAAGERADLVIVTDDNPRSEDPAAIRAGVLAGVGETEHLDVPGRAEAVDEAVRLARPGDTIALLGKGHETGQELADRTVPFDDRLALAAALRDAADSVDSLPPPAAVRWRVRLVRPRPAITTRLTGHSVLKERPT, from the coding sequence GTGCTTGGTTTTCCACGTCCCACTAAGACCCGCCCGGTCCAGCTGGCCGACCTGGCGGAACGCCTCTCGGTGTCGGTCGACACCGATGTCTCGATCACCGGAGTGAGTCTCGCGTCCGGCCGGGTCCTGCCCGGCGATCTGTACGCGGCGCTGCCGGGCAGCCGCAATCACGGCGCCCAGTTCCTCTCCGAAGCCGTGGAGCGTGGTGCGGTCGCGGTGCTGACCGACGAGGTGGGTGGGAAGATCGCCGATGAGCACGGCGTACCCACCATCGTGGTGGCCGATCCGCGTTCGGCGGTCGGGCCGGTATCGGCTTATGTCTACGGAGACCCGACGCAGACCCTGTCGGTCATCGGGATCACCGGCACCAACGGTAAGACCTCCACCGCCTACCTCGTCGAAGCCGGCCTCCGCGAGGCCGGACGCCGCACCGGTCTGATCGGCACGGTCGAGACCCGCATCGGCGACGAGACCATCGAATCCGAACGCACCACCCCCGAGGCTCCGGAACTTCAAGCCCTGTTCGCCTATGCGTTGGAGCAGGGCGTCACCGACATGGTGATGGAGGTGTCGAGTCACGCGCTGGCGCTGCACCGCGCCGACGGCATCCGCTTCGTCGCCGGTGGGTTCACCATGTTCGGCTTGGACCACCTGGACTTCCACCTCGACGTCGACGACTATCTGGCCGCCAAGTCGATGCTGTTCGACGGACGCAGCCGCACCGAGATCATCAACCTCGACGAGCCTGCCACGGCCGGGCTGATTCAGCCCGAGACCGTGACCTACTCGGTGTCCGACGACTCGGCCGACTGGTGGGCGTCCGACATCGACGGAGTCGGCTTCGACCAGTCCTTCATCGCGCATTCACCCGACGGTGGCGCGCACGCGGCGGCGGTGCGACTGCCCGGGCGTCACAACGTCGCCAACGCGCTGTTGGCGTTGGCCTCGTTGACCGCCGTCGGGGTGGACACCGCGACCGCCGCGGCCGGGATCGCGGCCTGTTCCGGCATCCCCGGTCGTATGGAGTTGGTCTCCGGTGACGGTCCGATCCGCGGGGTGGTCGACTACGCACACAAGCCGGACGCGATCACCGCGGTGCTGGATGCGTTGCGCCCCATCACCCCCGGCCGGATCATCGCCGTGCTGGGTGCCGGCGGCGACCGGGACACCGGTAAACGTCCCATCATGGGTGCGGCGGCGGGCGAGCGTGCCGACCTCGTCATCGTCACCGACGACAACCCGCGCAGCGAGGACCCTGCGGCGATCCGCGCCGGTGTGCTGGCCGGTGTGGGGGAGACCGAACACCTGGACGTGCCGGGACGAGCCGAAGCCGTCGACGAGGCCGTGAGGCTGGCTCGGCCGGGCGATACCATCGCATTGCTGGGCAAGGGGCACGAAACCGGGCAGGAACTCGCCGACCGCACCGTGCCGTTCGACGACCGCCTCGCGTTGGCGGCCGCGTTGCGCGACGCGGCGGATTCGGTCGACTCGTTACCGCCACCGGCGGCCGTGAGGTGGCGGGTCCGGTTGGTGCGACCAAGGCCTGCGATCACGACCCGATTGACTGGCCATAGTGTACTAAAGGAGCGCCCCACGTGA